In Haemorhous mexicanus isolate bHaeMex1 chromosome 6, bHaeMex1.pri, whole genome shotgun sequence, a single window of DNA contains:
- the CHRM5 gene encoding muscarinic acetylcholine receptor M5 → MEVNLFSNSTVVNSSSINHKQLEGHSLWEVITIATVTAIVSLITIVGNILVMISFKVNSQLKTVNNYYLLSLACADLIIGIFSMNLYTSYILIGHWTLGSLACDLWLALDYVASNASVMNLLVISFDRYFSITRPLTYRAKRTPKRAGIMIGMAWLISFMLWAPVILCWQYFVGERTVPPEECQIQFLYEPIITFGTAIAAFYIPVSVMTILYCRIYKETEKRTKDLAELQGAESVAEYETIKPQKTLLKSCFSCKQQNLVKRERCQASWSSSSRSTSATAKASQAASTCMDWAKADQLTTCSSYASSEDEDKLATDSVFQVTYKSPSKSKAEEYNETTDVVVKDQPEESDFENQKYFLSPTKEHAQKSKKCVAYKFRLVVKAESTQEANNGCRKVKITPCSAALTKDPSIKSMDPNINNQITKRKRMVLIKERKAAQTLSAILLAFIITWTPYNIMVLISTFCSDCIPLTLWHLGYWLCYVNSTVNPMCYALCNKTFRKTFKMLLFCQWKKKKVEEKLYWQGNTRLP, encoded by the coding sequence ATGGAAGTCAATTTATTCAGCAATTCTACTGTTGTAAACAGTTCATCCATCAACCATAAGCAGTTAGAAGGGCATAGCCTCTGGGAAGTCATTACTATTGCCACTGTAACTGCGATTGTAAGCTTAATAACCATAGTGGGAAATATTCTTGTAATGATATCCTTTAAGGTTAACAGTCAGCTCAAAACTGTCAACAATTATTACTTGCTCAGCCTTGCCTGTGCAGATCTCATCATCGGGATATTTTCTATGAACCTTTATACATCCTATATACTCATAGGCCACTGGACTCTTGGAAGCCTTGCCTGTGACCTGTGGCTAGCACTGGACTATGTAGCTAGCAATGCCTCAGTAATGAACCTCCTAGTCATCAGTTTCGACAGATATTTTTCCATCACAAGGCCTTTAACTTACAGGGCCAAACGCACACCCAAAAGAGCTGGCATCATGATTGGTATGGCTTGGCTGATTTCCTTCATGTTGTGGGCACCTGTAATCTTGTGCTGGCAGTATTTTGTGGGTGAACGAACAGTACCACCCGAAGAGTGCCAGATACAATTTCTATATGAACCCATTATTACCTTTGGTACTGCCATTGCTGCTTTTTACATCCCAGTGTCTGTGATGACCATTCTGTACTGCCGCATTTATAAAGAGACCGAGAAACGCACCAAGGACCTCGCTGAACTGCAGGGCGCAGAGTCTGTGGCAGAGTATGAGACAATAAAGCCTCAGAAAACTCTCCTGAAGTCTTGCTTCAGTTGCAAGCAACAAAACTTAGTCAAAAGAGAGAGGTGTCAGGCTTCTTGGTCTTCATCTAGCCGAAGTACATCAGCTACGGCCAAGGCCTCCCAGGCAGCGAGTACTTGCATGGACTGGGCCAAGGCTGACCAGTTAACCACCTGCAGCAGCTATGCCTCGTCAGAAGATGAGGATAAGCTTGCCACTGACTCAGTTTTCCAAGTAACTTACAAAAGTCCATCTAAAAGTAAGGCAGAAGAGTATAATGAGACTACAGATGTTGTTGTCAAAGACCAGCCTGAAGAAAGTGATTTTGAGAACCAGAAATACTTTCTGTCACCTACCAAAGAACACgcacaaaaaagtaaaaaatgtgtGGCCTATAAATTCCGTTTGGTGGTTAAGGCTGAAAGCACTCAGGAGGCCAACAATGGTTGCCgaaaagtaaaaataactccttgttctgctgctctgacaaAGGACCCTTCCATCAAAAGCATGGATCCAAATATAAATAACCAAATCACCAAAAGGAAACGCATGGTTCTTATAAAGGAACGCAAAGCAGCACAGACTTTAAGTGCCATTCTTTTGGCTTTTATCATCACATGGACTCCCTATAATATCATGGTTTTGATCTCCACATTTTGTTCTGACTGCATCCCCCTGACACTGTGGCACCTTGGATATTGGCTATGCTACGTGAACAGCACTGTTAACCCCATGTGTTATGCCCTCTGTAATAAAACTTTCAGGAAGACTTTTAAGATGCTGCTTTTCTGccagtggaaaaagaaaaaagtggaaGAGAAACTATACTGGCAGGGCAATACCAGACTGCCATAA